Proteins encoded within one genomic window of Oncorhynchus nerka isolate Pitt River linkage group LG9b, Oner_Uvic_2.0, whole genome shotgun sequence:
- the LOC115118593 gene encoding death-associated protein kinase 3-like, whose product MAGFRQEDVEAFYDMGEELGSGQFAIVRKCKDKSSGSEYAAKLIKKRRLSSSRRGVSREEIEREVNILREIQHSNIITLHDIFENKTDVILILELVSGGELFDFLAEKESLTEEEATQFLKQILDGVYYLHSKRIAHFDLKPENIMLLDKNVSNPRIKLIDFGIAHQIKAGNEFKNIFGTPEFVAPEIVNYEPLGLEADMWSIGVITYILLSGASPFLGETKQETLTNISAVNYDFDEEYFSNTSELAKDFIRRLLVKDPKKRMTIDDSLQHPWIKVIKRRNVRQEESGKKPERRRLKTTRLKEYTIKSHSSMPPNNTYVNFERFSQVLEEIAAAEEGLRDLEQNQRSCREDVAALLSIYEEKEGWYKEENQSIASDLGHIRQELQRTQAQRRQSQEDARATMLAANALKRKFGRLENRYEVLAEQVASEVLWVEELVRGIEKEKDSLVMP is encoded by the exons ATGGCTGGCTTCAGACAAGAGGATGTGGAGGCGTTCTATGATATGGGAGAGGAGCTAGGGAG TGGACAATTCGCCATCGTACGGAAGTGTAAAGACAAGAGTTCTGGCTCGGAGTACGCCGCCAAGTTAATCAAGAAGCGTCGCCTGTCGTCCAGCCGCCGGGGCGTAAGCCGCGAGGAGAtcgagagggag GTGAACATTCTGAGAGAGATCCAGCACAGCAACATCATCACGCTGCACGACATCTTCGAGAACAAGACGGATGTCATCCTCATCCTGGAGCT AGTGTCTGGAGGGGAACTATTTGACTTCCTGGCAGAGAAGGAGTCTCTAACAGAGGAGGAGGCCACACAGTTCCTCAAACAGATCCTGGACGGGGTCTACTATCTACACTCCAAACGCATCGCTCATTTTGACCTGAAG CCAGAGAACATCATGCTGCTTGATAAGAACGTCTCCAACCCCAGGATCAAACTCATCGACTTTGGCATCGCTCATCAGATCAAAGCTGGGAATGAGTTTAAGAATATCTTTGGAACGCCAGAGTTTGTTG CTCCAGAGATAGTCAACTATGAACCACTCGGACTGGAGGCTGACATGTG GAGTATTGGAGTTATCACGTACATTCT GTTGAGTGGTGCCTCTCCGTTCCTGGGGGAGACCAAGCAGGAGACTCTGACCAACATCTCTGCTGTCAACTATGACTTTGACGAGGAGTACTTCAGCAATACCAGTGAGCTGGCCAAGGACTTCATCAGACGCCTGCTGGTCAAGGATCCCAA GAAGAGGATGACCATCGATGACAGCCTTCAGCATCCCTGGATCAAG gtGATCAAGAGGCGGAACGTGCGCCAGGAGGAGAGCGGGAAGAAGCCGGAGCGCAGGCGCCTGAAGACCACGCGTCTAAAGGAGTACACCATCAAGTCCCACTCCTCCATGCCCCCCAACAACACCTATGTCAACTTCGAACGCTTCTCCCAGGTGCTGGAGGAGATCGCTGCTGCTGAGGAGGGGCTGAGAGACCTGGAACAGAACcagag GTCGTGCCGGGAGGACGTGGCTGCTCTCCTGTCTATCTACGAGGAGAAGGAGGGCTGGTACAAGGAGGAGAACCAGAGCATCGCCAGCGACCTGGGTCACATCCGCCAGGAGCTGCAGCGTACCCAGGCCCAGCGCAGGCAGAGTCAGGAGGATGCCCGCGCCACCATGCTGGCTGCTAACGCCCTCAAGAGGAAGTTTGGCCGTCTGGAGAACCGTTACGAGGTCCTGGCAGAACAGGTGGCGTCGGAGGTGCTCTGGGTGGAGGAGCTGGTCAGGGggatagagaaggagaaggaCAGCCTCGTCATGCCCTGA